A DNA window from Helianthus annuus cultivar XRQ/B chromosome 15, HanXRQr2.0-SUNRISE, whole genome shotgun sequence contains the following coding sequences:
- the LOC118487259 gene encoding cytochrome P450 2F3-like, translating into MIFRGTDTVAVLIEWILARLVLHPDVQQKVQEELDRVVGRSRAVTEADITSLVYLPAVVKEVLRLHPPANFKPVFRQSNHQAYSSSPATHLTPSTPLQLSSVTDSHPCNSLFRNRLSPLQLPNYSNPNSPSNLQIFTDLRSKSKNFRSIHLDLIFNTMVVNGRGLKRMKRRVTADLNDFLTFPSSEVTAAEPFRTDVRTFLLRHALLPPMSSLIPHLLKWQMLFRVGERSGGGDDACVC; encoded by the coding sequence ATGATATTTAGAGGAACCGACACGGTAGCAGTGCTGATAGAGTGGATCTTAGCAAGGTTGGTGTTACATCCTGATGTACAACAAAAGGTCCAAGAAGAGCTTGACCGGGTCGTGGGTAGGTCGCGTGCGGTGACAGAAGCCGACATCACTAGTTTGGTTTATCTACCCGCGGTGGTGAAAGAAGTTCTGAGGCTACACCCACCGGCAAATTTCAAACCAGTTTTCCGGCAATCAAATCATCAAGCTTATTCATCATCACCTGCAACTCATCTCACCCCTTCAACTCCCCTTCAACTCTCTTCCGTAACCGACTCTCACCCCTGCAACTCTCTCTTCCGTAACCGACTCTCACCCCTTCAACTCCCCAATTATTCAAACCCTAACTCACCCTCAAATCTCCAAATCTTCACAGATCTACGATCCAAATCAAAAAATTTCCGATCAATTCATCTAGATCTGATATTCAACACGATGGTAGTCAACGGTCGTGGATTGAAACGGATGAAACGGCGAGTAACCGCCGATCTCAACGACTTTTTAACGTTTCCGTCCAGCGAAGTTACGGCGGCGGAACCGTTTCGGACCGACGTGAGAACGTTTTTGCTCCGGCACGCGCTGCTTCCGCCGATGTCGTCGCTGATTCCGCATCTGCTGAAGTGGCAGATGTTGTTTAGGGTTGGTGAaaggagtggtggtggtgatgatgcgTGTGtgtgttga